The DNA sequence ACAGAAGCAGTTATGAGTGCTATAAGGCTTGCAAGGGCGTATACGAATCGAGAACTCATAGTAAAGTTTGAGGGATGCTACCATGGACATTCAGATGGGCTTTTAGTAAAAGCAGGATCTGGTGCATTGACATTTGGAACTCCAAGTTCAAAAGGTGTTACTGAGAAGATAGTTTCAAATACGTTAGTTGCAAGGTACAACGATATAGAAAGTGTAAAAGAGTTATTTGATAAATACGGAGAAAATATAGCATGCGTTATTGTTGAACCTGTTGCAGGGAATATGGGAGTTGTACTTCCAAAGCAAGGATTTTTAGAAGGCCTTAGAGAGATAACCAAAGAATATGGTTCACTATTGATATTTGATGAGGTTATAACTGGATTTAGAGTATCTATTAATGGGGCACAAGGTTATTACAATGTTCTTCCAGATATTACAACCCTTGGAAAGATTATAGGCGGAGCACTTCCAGTTGGAGCGTACGGTGGAAGAAGAGAAATAATGGAATTAGTATCTCCACAAGGGCCAGTTTATCAAGCAGGTACATTATCTGGAAATCCTCTAACACTTGCCGCTGGCATTAAGACTATTAAAATTATTGAAAATGATCCAGGTTTTTATTCTAAATTAGACGAATTAGGAAAGTATTTTGAAGAAGGGATTGTCAGTGCATTAGGTGATTTTTATGTTAAGGTTAATAGAATAAAAAGTATGCTTTCCTTCTTTTTTAGCAAACAAGAGGTTAATTCGTATGAAAAAGTAATGAATTCTGACGTTGAAAATTACAAAAAACTATTTAAATATTTGTTCGAAAACGGTATTTTACTACCCCCCTCACCTTTTGAAAGTTTATTTATTTCATCTTCTCATTCAAAGGAAGACATAGAAAAAACGGTATATTACTTTGAAAAATTTTCAAAAAAACTTAAGGAGGGAAAGCTATGAGGTTTTTGATGGTTTTAATACTTGTTTTTGTAATTCCATCATTCGGATTTAGCATGCACATTATGGAAGGTTTTTTACCACCAGCCCATGCCACTTTCTGGTACATACTTTCTATACCATTTTTTACATACGGACTTTTTGCTATTAGAAAGATATTAAAAGAAAACCCTAAACAAAAGATGTTACTTGCTTTTGTTGCGGCATTTGCGTTCGTGCTTTCTGCAATGAAAATACCTTCTGTTACAGGAAGTTGTTCACATCCTACTGGCGTAGGTCTTGGTGCGATAATATTTGGCCCTACTACTATGACCGTACTTGGTGCTATTGTTCTACTGTTCCAGGCTCTTCTTCTAGCTCATGGTGGTATAACAACTCTTGGAGCAAATGTGTTTTCAATGGCAATTGTTGGTCCACTTGTAAGTTATTTTGTGTATAAATTACTTATGAAAACAGGTAAAAGAACACTTGCAGTGTTTTTAGCAGCATTTTTGGGAGATTTGTTAACCTATGTAACAACTTCTTTTCAACTTGCATTGGCATTTCCAGATAAATCATATGGTATGTGGTATTCATTTGCAAAATTTCTTGGAATTTTTGCTGTAACTCAGATTCCACTTGCAATAATTGAAGGATTTTTGACTGTTGTGGTTTTGGATATGATTCTAAAATACAACGAAGAGATTGCTCTTGGAGGTGAAAGATAATGGAAAAAAAACACATATACATGTTAGTAGCAAGTTTAGTAATAGTAATTTTTTCTTTGATTATTAACAGTGGTGCTGAATTTGCGGGTGCAGATGGTATGGCAGAAGAGGTAATATCTCAAATTAATCAAGATTATTCACCGTGGTTTTCACCACTTTGGGAACCACCAAGTGGAGAAATTGAAAGTCTGTTATTTTCCTTGCAGGCAGCAATTGGTGCTTTGATAATAGGATACTATTTTGGAATTTTAAAAGGAAAAAGGCAGGTAAAAAATGATAGCGGAAAAAATATCGTATGATAATAGATTTTCAAATATTCATCCTTTACCAAAAATTATATTTTCTTTTTCTTTGCTTTTTCTGACTTTTTGGTTTAGTAATATTGTAAATCTTCTAGTTATTGCTTCTATATTTTTACTGTGCTTTTTGGGGAAAATTAAGATAACAGATTTTTTGAAGTTTTTCCTTGTAATAGTTTTGTTTATTTTTCTTTCAAGTTTAACTCTTTTTTTTGATTTCTCATCTCTTACAATTCAAAGGGGTTTAAAGGTTTTTGTTAGAAGTGTTGCAGGAACATCATGTATACTTTTTCTAATATTTACAACTCCAGTTGTTGATATTATTTCTTTTATACATTTTAGAATGTTAAAAGATCTAATATTTCTAATATACCGTGCGATTTATATACTTCTCAAAGTAGTTGAGCAGATGATTACTGCACAAACGGCAAGATTTGGTTATTCAAATTTTAGAAATACAATTAACAGTATGAAATACCTTATGTACGGAGCTTTTTCCAGGTCTATTAAATATTCTGAGGAAAGCTATATGGGACTTTCAAGTAGGAATTATAACGGTACTATAGAGATTCTAAAGGAATATAGATTAAATCTGTATATCTTAATTCCTTTTGTGGTTGAAATTGTTCTTATTGCTTTGGAGGTTTTTTATGTTAAGGCTTGAAAATGTGTATTTTTCGTATGAGTCAAAGAATTACATTCTTGAAGATATAAGTTTAGAGTTTAAAAAGGGATTAAAAATAGCAATACTTGGCAGGAATGGTTGTGGTAAAACAACTTTGATGCTTTTATGTTCAGGTATTTTAAAACCAAAAAAAGGAAAAATATTTATTGATGATTTAGAAGTTAAAAATCCAAGGCTTTTAAAAAAACATGTAGGTATTGTGTTTCAAAATCCAGATACACAGTTATTAGCCGCAAAAGTTTATCAAGATATTTCTTTTGGACTTTTTAATCTTGGTTTTGGAAAAGACATAGTAAAGAAAAAGGTTGAAGAAATTATTAAACGCCTTGGAATAGAACACTTAAAAAATAAGCCGACACAGTTTTTGAGTTATGGGCAAAAAAGATTAGTTAGCATTGCAGATATTCTTGTAATGGAGCCAGAATATATCTTTCTAGATGAGCCAGAAGCTTATCTTGATTACAAATCATTTTTGAAAGTCCAAGAAATTATTTCAGAGCTTCCGAAGGAAGGAAAAAGTGTTATTATTTCTACTCATGATAGTGATTTTGCATTTGAATGGGCAGATTATATTTATGTCATTGACAACAAAACAGTTGCTTTACATGGAACACCAGATTATGTATTTTCACAGTTAGAAGATTTACAAAAGATAGGATTAAAAATTCCATTAATAAAAAGATTGGAGGTATAGGATGAAGGTATTTTGTTCATTTAGTGGCGGAAAAGATTCAATGCTTGCACTTTACTATGGTCTAAAAAAATACAAAAAAGTAGATTATCTTTTTACAATGCTCTCAGAAGATTGTATTCATTCAAGAGCTCATGGACTTCCAAAAAGTTTACTAGAAAAACAAGCTCAAAGTATTGGTATTAGATTAATTACAAAATGTAGCAGTTGGAAGGAATATGAAAACAATTTTTTGAGTTTTCTTGATGAGTATGTCAAAGGAGGAGTTGGCATATTTGGAGATATTGATCTTCAAGAACATCTCGATTGGGTGGAAAACGTGTGTTCAAAAAAAGATGTAGAAGTTTTTGAACCACTTTGGCTAAAGAAAAGAAAAGATGTGGTAAGTGAATTTCTTTCACTTGGTTTTAAGGCAAAGATTATTGCGTTAAAAAAAGATTTAGGTATTGAAAAGTACCTTGGAAAAGATTTAACCTTTGATCTTGCAGATGAATTTGAAAAAATCGGTGTAGATGCGTGCGGGGAAAATGGAGAATTTCATACCTTTGTGTACGATGGCCCTATATTTAAGTATCCAGTTGATTTTAAAGTAAAAGGAACAGTTCAAAAAGAAAGAAATATTGTTTTAGAACTTGAGTAAAGGAATTCCCACCTGGGAATTCCTTAATTATTGGTTGACTTTATCTAATTTTTGTTCTTTGACCTTTTTTGCATTTTTAGAAATTTTATTTGAAATGAATTTTCCAAATGAAATTGAAAATAAGTATGAGAAAGGATCTGTAAAGAATTTGTAGTGGTAATTTTTTTTATTTAAACCTTTTTCGATCCAGTAATTTTTATCTATATCAAGCAGGTTTGTTGCCATTGCTTTTTGTACCTGAAATCTTATTAACTTAGTTAATCTTATATATCTTTTTGGTGGCTTTTCCATAGCATTTATAAATTTTTTTTATTTGTTTTTTGCTTACTACTCTTTTTTCAGAAACACGTTTACCTATTTTCCCAGTTGGGATCATTCCCCATGTTGTTACAACGTCTTCAAGATATTGGAGAACTTTTTTTAGGGAACTTCCTGCGGTAGTTGCAACTAAAAGTGCAGGTTTTCCTAAAAGAGGAGGTCTGTGATACCATCTGCATGTCCTATCAAGAAACTTTTTTAAGACTCCAGAAACATTTTCAATGTAGACTGGTGTTCCAAGAACAATACCATCTGCAGATTTTAGTTTTTCCATTAGCTCTTCTGCCTGGTCTTTAATAACGCAAAAATCTTTTTTTATACACACTTCACATCCAAGACAATCTTTAATATCATACTCTTTTAAGTGTATATACTCTACATCATATGGAAGTTTTTCTGCAATATTTTTTAAAAGTTCAAAGGTTCTTCCCTTTCTTGCGCTGCCGTTAATAACCAAGACTTTTTTCATATAACCACCTCAAAATCTATATTAGATTCATTTGTTTCTACTGCATACTTTGCAAGTTCATCTGCAAGTTCGTTGTATTTTACACCTGTGTGGGATTTTACCTTTTCAAATTTTACCTTTATGTCTTTTGCATAATTGTAAAATTTTTCTTTGTAGACTCTTGTAAGAGGTGTTTTTGCCCGCCATTCACCCGTTATCCATTTTTCAAGGCCTTCATAGTCGTAATATAAGGTTATACATTTAAATCCTTTTTGCTTTGCAATTTCTAGGGCGTACAAAACTGCAAGGATTTCTCCACTTACATTTCTGTGTTTTGCAAGTTCCTCATTTTCTATACTTTTGTAGAATTTTTCAATTTTTTGTGAAAGTATTACTATTGAAAATCCAATTTTTTTGGTTTCTGAAGAATAACTGCCGTCTATATAAACCTTTATACAGAGGATATTTTCGGCAAACTCATTTGCTACTTCTTTGCTGGTTGCAGCTAAAATTTTTATTGCTGTAGCTTCACGTTTTTTATTAAAAAACACTTGAAGTTTCAAGATTTGATTTTTCTTTTTTAAGTAACATATATGTTGAAATTTATATCTTTTTATTGAAGTAATTTCAAATTCACTTGGTATTATGGAATAAAAACTTTCAAAGTCAGAAGTATCTTTTCCAAAATATTCTATACTTATATCTTTTATTCTTGGATTATTAATTATTCTAATGCTATCAATCCTCCCTACTAAAGTATACCATTTTTTGTAAATAAAGAAAACAAAAAAAGTCTGGATAAAATCCCGACTCTACCATTTAACGGTAGGTGAAAAAGTAAACTTTATTGGTAATTTATAAATTTCTGCCTTTGTTTGACCTAAAAATCAGACTCAACAAATTTTAGTGATAAAACAAATTTTCCAGATTTTGGAAATCGTATTATTTTAAAGGGATTAATATTTGAAACTTGAAAGTCTTCAAGTGTAATATAATAATACGACTTGCAAAAATTGTTTCTTGAGAAAAATGTTATGAAGTTATTTAAAATTTCACCTAATTCGTTGTTAAAACTCTTAGATAAAAATTGCACTTCTACTTTAATATCTGTGTTTGAATGAAAATTTATTTCTAAGAATTTAAAATTACAATAGAATTTAGAAAAATTTTTTTGAGTTATAACTATGGGAATGGAATTTATAGTTATATCAATCCATTGACCCCCCTAATTTTAATATTTTTCTCTATTTTAGTCCATTTAATGAGCTTGTATTAATTGATTTTGGGGTGTTCTGAGACAAAGCTATTGAAAATGATAACAAAAGAAAGATGAAAGTAAAATATTTTATCTGGTTCAAATGATTCGCCCATTTCTATTTATTTTAAATAAAGCCAGGCTTGGTGGCCTGGCTTTGAGAAAAAGTTATTTTATTTATTTAATAATTTTAGAATGGAATACCCTGACCAATGTAAAAATTATTTTTCAATAAATCTAATCATCATTTGATAATCTTTTCTATATTGTATTGTTTGTCTAGAAAATAGATTATTTATTTTTGTTCTTCCTTCTACAAGATAAGCATACAATCTTCACATAGATTGAATATTAGTTAAATACATAAGAGATAAAATCAAAACAAAGATATGATCAGGATACTTTCTTAGATATATTCTTTTAGACTTGTCAAGGACAAAATTAGATAATTTATTGAGTAATTTTAGTGGTCAAATAATATTGAAGTGAATATTGTTGGGCTACACCTTCTTGTTTGGTGCTTTGTATTTGGTACAAAAACAATTTTAGCAGGTATAGCCCTTTTTTATATTCTAATTTAACCTATTTTTACTTTGGCCAGGGTCAAATTAAATACTATCAAAATTTTGATAAGACTAGAATATTTAATTATTTATTAACAAAAGGAGTGTATAATGTATGGGTGAAAAATTTTAGAAACACGTATGAAGTATTATTTTTTGATGTGATATATTATTTAGTATCCCTTACAAGCTATTATTTAAAAAATCCAAATATTTACTTTATTTAACCTATGTAAGTTCTCATGAAAAGATACTTTAATTAATAAAGAATGTTTTATAATAAAGAAAATTTATTTGTTCCGTATGACTTTGCAAGATTTTTATTAGAAAAAAATTTTGAGTTAAGAGATTCAATTTACATCCCAATATATATTACTCTTGAAAACAGTGTTGATATTTCTAGATTTTTGAGAAAAGGTGATGTGCTATCAAAGAAAGATAACACGTTTTTGGTCTTACTTGAAAAAATCATAATATTTCTATGATTGAGGAAGTTACAAGTTTTTTAAAGCATTTAGAAAAAATGGAATTGAGGTTAAACATTTTGAGGTAAAATAAAGGCGACCTTGGAAGTCGCCTTTATTTATTCCCATTCAATTGTTGCAGGTGGTTTAGAAGTTATGTCATATACTACCCTGTTTACACCATCTACCTCATTTACTATTCTTTTTGCAACTTTATTTAAAAATTCATGTGGAAGTTTTGACCAATCTGCAGTCATACCATCAAAGCTATTAACTGCCCTTAAAGCAATAACGTTATCATATGTTCTATAGTCTCCCATAACTCCAACGGATCTAATAGGTAAAAATACAGCAAATGCCTGCCATACTTTATCATATAGATCGTTTTTCTTTAGCTCTTCAATGAATATATGATCTGCATGTTGCAGTATTTTTATAGCTTCATTTGTTACCTCTCCTATAATCCTTACTGCAAGTCCTGGTCCAGGAAACGGATGTCTATTTATCATTTCATCAGGAAGTCCAAGAATCTTTCCAATTTTTCTTACCTCATCCTTAAAGAGATATCTAAAAGGTTCTATAATTTTAAAAGGTAACTTTTCGGGAAGTCCACCTACATTGTGGTGTGTTTTTATCTTTGCGGCAGCTTTCCGTTCGCTAACTTTACTTTCAATAATGTCCGGATAGAGTGTACCCTGAGCAAGATACTTTATATTTCCATGCTTTTCAAGGAGTTTCATTGAAGCCTCATAAAACACGTCTATAAAGGTGTGACCTATTATTTTCCTTTTTTCTTCCGGATCTTCAACTCCTTTTAGGTTACTTAAAAACCTTTCTTTTGCATCAACAACGACTATATCTATTCCCAATTTTCTAAAATTTTCTTCTACTTCTTGCCTTTCATTTAGCCTTAGAAGACCAGTATCAACAAATATTGGGATTGAATTTTTTCCAATTGCTTTGTCAAGCAGCAGTGCAACAACTGATGAATCAACTCCACCAGAAAGTCCCAAAATTACTTTGTCATTACCTACTACTTTTCTAATTTCATTTATCTTTTCTTCAATAAAGTCTGTCATTTTCCAATTTTTTTCCATCTTTGCGACTTTAGAGACAAAATTTTCCAATATTTTGTCTCCAAAACTTGTATGAGTAACTTCTGGGTGAAATTGAACACCGTATATAGTTCCATCTTTGTTTCGTATTGCAGCATAAGGTGAATTTTCACTCTCTCCAATAACAAGGAATCCTTCTGGTAATTTTTCGACTCTGTCTGAATGACTCATCCATACATCAAACTCTTTAGGTAAGCCTTCAAATAGAGGATCATCTTTTACTTTTAATACAGCATGTCCAAACTCTCTTTTTGGAGATTTTTCCACTATCCCTCCAAATTTGTGGACTAGTGATTGAAGGCCATAGCATATTCCAAGGATGGGAATGTTCAATTCTAAAATATAGTCAGGAACAAACGGTGCGTCTTTTTCAAAAACACTTGCAGGACCACCGGAGAGAATTATTGCTGCAGGATTTAAGTTTTGAACTTCTTCTTTTGAAGCGTCCCAAGGAAGTAGTTCAGCATAATAACCTTTTTCCCTAACGCGTCTTACAATAAGTTGAGTATACTGGGATCCATAATCAAGGACAACAACAGTATTCAAAAAAACACCCCCCAAACTTTTTCAAAAATTTTACCATTAAAGAGACTAAAAAAGATAAAAATGATATAAATTATATGTTAAAAAGATAAGTCAACATTTGGGACTTCTTTTTCAGCTTCTTCAACTTTAAAGAATGGAGCTTCCTTAAATTTAAACATAGAAGCAATTATGTTTGAAGGGAAAACTGAAATCTTTGTATTGTATTTCATTACTATATCGTTGTAAAATTGCCTTGCGTATGATATTTTGTCTTCTGTTTTTCTTAGTTCTTCCATTAAAGAGCTTACATTTTCGTTAGCCTTTAGGTCGGGATAATTTTCTACAACAGCTAAAAGTTTTGATAATGCTCCAGTAAGTTGATTTTCTGCCTCAATTTTTTTACTAATATCTTTGCTTGAAATAGCAGAAGCTCTTGCTTGCAAAACTTTTTCAAGTGTTTCCTGTTCAAATTTCATGTATCCTTTTACACTGTTAACAAGATTTGGAATTAGATCGTGCCTTCTTTTAAGTTGAACATCGATTTGACTCCAAGCGTTTTCTATCATCTTTTTAAGTTTTACTAGAGAGTTGTATGTACCAATAACCCAGAAAAGAATTAATAATATAATACCTAGAATAACCCAGATCAAAAAAACTCACCTCCTTATTGTATTAAAAAGCTCCACCACCACCACCACCGGAGCCTCCACCAATACCACCGGCTCCGCCTGAAAATCCTCCTTTTCCTGAGGAGTTTCCATAAACTGTTGAATGTGCAACTGTAGAAATAACATAAAACTGTCTTCCAAATCTTCTATATGGATAATAATACACTGTTTCGTTTACATCGATGTCTTTAGGTATCAATTTTTTCAAGTGTTTTTCAACCTTATCGGCTATGGAAAGCGCTGTTGCATACACAAGATAATCTTCCCACAAAATTATAGATTCTGGAGGATATTGTGAAAGAAGAGAATAATCAGTTAAAAATTTTTCAAAGTTTTTCCATTTAAGATAGTATTCTCTTCCTTCTTTTGACCAACTACCAAATACATCCTTTGGTAAAATGAATACCACTGCACCTATTGCAAAAATCAGGCTTGAAAAAACACTCTGATATAAAAAGTTTATTTTTGAAAAAGAGAAAAATATTAAAATTGAAGAAATTATTGAAAATATTCCAACTAAATAGGAAAGGTAAGTACCAGCAAGAGATAAATACTTTCTTGATTTTGCGATATCTACTACAAGAGACTTGTATGCATTAAATTCGTCAAGAAAGTCTTTAGCAAGTTTTTTATCCTTAGATAAAGTTTTTTTAAGCTGCGAGAAAGAAAAAATATTTTCAAATGAGTATTTTTTTAATAGTTGATAGAAAAGTTTTTCAGTTTCACTTAAATCATTTCCGTCTCTGTCAAGGATTTTTATGTATTCCCCTTCTTTATCAAGTTCTACATATTTCTTTTTGTAAAGATCCATGATTACCGCACTAATTCCATCAGAATCAATTTTACTTAATTGATTTACAACTATTGCGTTAACAATATCTGGAGAATCATTATATGGTATTTCCCTCTCATATATCCCACTGTATGGAATTTCTTTTTCTCTTCCAAAAAAGTTGAAAATAAGCATTAAAAGAGTGATTGATAAAATTGTAAGTATAGGTGGTAATATTCTACTTAAAAAGACTTTTGAAGAATAAGATTTTTCAATTTTTTCTATATCATTTAAATAAAGGCTTGGATTTTCATATGAGTATTTCAACTTTTTGGGAGGAAATATAAATCTTGCTTCTGCAAATGTATAAGGTGGGAGTTTTTTAATGTTTAAGGTGAATGTATTACCATTTCTTGAATAATTTATTTTTGGGTGAGTGTATATTTTTTCTGCAGTTAAATCTTTTGGAAAGACAAATTTTGCGGTTATGTTATTGACTGGAGCATCCCATCTTGGCCCCCAAAATTGTCTAAAGACTTGTGAAATATCACTTCCATTTTCAAATACGTACTTTGCATCATATGTGACGTGAAGTTCAATGTTTTCAATCTCTTGCGGTGATATGGGAGTATTAGATACCCACACTCTTGCCTCAAATTCTCTGTCATTTTTTCTTAAAAATTCAACTCTTTCGCCATTAACATTTTCAATCCACAATTTTACGTTTTCTATTTTTACAGCTCTGCTTTGTTCTACGTATCTATATACACCTCTAAAGGGCTTTCTCATTTTGTAATTAATTACTTCATGTACATGGACTATACCATCTTCATCCATTATTTGCTCTATGTTAGCGGAAGTAATTTCATACATTCCGTTGAAATACCATTGTATATATCCGCTAATAAAAAGCTGTATGATAATAATTGCAATGATAGAAATAATAGTTAAAAGTATATATTTTGCAATTTTCATTTGTTCACCCCCCGACAAGCAAATTATATCATACAAGAAAAATAAAGACTATATATGAAATAAATCCCCCCGTTGAAATTCTTTGGGGGGATTTCTAATGTTAAATTTTGTTATATGATATTATTTCGTTTAAGTCTTTTCTTTTTAGTTTTGGTTTTGGGTCATTTCCATGTCCTACTGGTATAATAACTTCCAGTTTATAAGTTGAAAAGTTAAAATCTTGAGGATTTGGTGGCGTATATGTAAGACTTGAGAGTCCTTTTTCTTCAAGTGCTAAAAGTAGATATCCGACAGATATCCAAGTGGATTCTTTTGAGAATGGAAATCTTTTGTCTGAATAGACTAAAATTAAATAAGGAGCTTCCGTTAGAAAGCTTTTTTGCCAAGTTATATTATATTCATTAAGAAAATCTTTTAGTTTTCCTTTAGATTTTTCATAGAATATTTTTTCTTTTTCTTCCACAGATTTTCTAATCTTTTCTTTTAGTTTTTCATCATCGACTATCACAAAATGCCACGGTTGACTGTTCATACCTGATGGTGCTTCTTTTGCTACGTTTATAGCATATTTTATATCTTCAATATTTACCTTTTCATTTAAAAATATTCTTGTAGTTTTTCTTTTCTTTGCAAGATCAAAAATCACTTTTATCACCTCTTTAATATTTTTTTGGAGAGTTTAAGTCCTTCACTTGCATTTTTTGCATAGTATACACCAAAATTCTCTGCAATTTCCTTATTTAATGATGCTCCACCGGCAATTATCGGAATTTTTACACCTTCTTTTTCGAGTAAGTCTTTTACTTCTTTTATCCTTCCTATAGTTGTTGTCATCATAGCAGAAAGCCCTAGTATATCTGGTTTGTGTTTTTTTACCTCCTCTAAGATTTTTGAAGCTGGTACATCTTTTCCAAGATCAATTACGTTGAATCCAGAACTTTTAAATAATGTTGCAACAATCTTTTTACCAATATCGTGAACATCGCCTTCAACTGTTGCAACAATTATTGTGCCTATCTTTTGCTTGTCATTTTTTTCAAGGAGTGAGTTTAAGTATTCAAAGACAGGAGTTACTGTTTCAGCAGCAAGTATAAGGTGTGGAAGGTATATAACACCTTTTGAATATAACTCTCCAATGTGTTCCATAGCTTTTGAAAGAATATTTTGA is a window from the Thermosipho africanus Ob7 genome containing:
- the hemL gene encoding glutamate-1-semialdehyde 2,1-aminomutase, producing MFEIAKKYMPGGVNSPVRAFKSVEMEPIFVKSAKKSKLIDINNKEYIDYIQSWGALILGHAHEEVVEEIKKQAELGTSYGLCHELEVEMARLIVKHIPSVEMVRMVNSGTEAVMSAIRLARAYTNRELIVKFEGCYHGHSDGLLVKAGSGALTFGTPSSKGVTEKIVSNTLVARYNDIESVKELFDKYGENIACVIVEPVAGNMGVVLPKQGFLEGLREITKEYGSLLIFDEVITGFRVSINGAQGYYNVLPDITTLGKIIGGALPVGAYGGRREIMELVSPQGPVYQAGTLSGNPLTLAAGIKTIKIIENDPGFYSKLDELGKYFEEGIVSALGDFYVKVNRIKSMLSFFFSKQEVNSYEKVMNSDVENYKKLFKYLFENGILLPPSPFESLFISSSHSKEDIEKTVYYFEKFSKKLKEGKL
- a CDS encoding energy-coupling factor ABC transporter permease gives rise to the protein MRFLMVLILVFVIPSFGFSMHIMEGFLPPAHATFWYILSIPFFTYGLFAIRKILKENPKQKMLLAFVAAFAFVLSAMKIPSVTGSCSHPTGVGLGAIIFGPTTMTVLGAIVLLFQALLLAHGGITTLGANVFSMAIVGPLVSYFVYKLLMKTGKRTLAVFLAAFLGDLLTYVTTSFQLALAFPDKSYGMWYSFAKFLGIFAVTQIPLAIIEGFLTVVVLDMILKYNEEIALGGER
- a CDS encoding energy-coupling factor ABC transporter substrate-binding protein; the encoded protein is MEKKHIYMLVASLVIVIFSLIINSGAEFAGADGMAEEVISQINQDYSPWFSPLWEPPSGEIESLLFSLQAAIGALIIGYYFGILKGKRQVKNDSGKNIV
- a CDS encoding CbiQ family ECF transporter T component, translating into MIAEKISYDNRFSNIHPLPKIIFSFSLLFLTFWFSNIVNLLVIASIFLLCFLGKIKITDFLKFFLVIVLFIFLSSLTLFFDFSSLTIQRGLKVFVRSVAGTSCILFLIFTTPVVDIISFIHFRMLKDLIFLIYRAIYILLKVVEQMITAQTARFGYSNFRNTINSMKYLMYGAFSRSIKYSEESYMGLSSRNYNGTIEILKEYRLNLYILIPFVVEIVLIALEVFYVKA
- a CDS encoding energy-coupling factor ABC transporter ATP-binding protein, whose protein sequence is MLRLENVYFSYESKNYILEDISLEFKKGLKIAILGRNGCGKTTLMLLCSGILKPKKGKIFIDDLEVKNPRLLKKHVGIVFQNPDTQLLAAKVYQDISFGLFNLGFGKDIVKKKVEEIIKRLGIEHLKNKPTQFLSYGQKRLVSIADILVMEPEYIFLDEPEAYLDYKSFLKVQEIISELPKEGKSVIISTHDSDFAFEWADYIYVIDNKTVALHGTPDYVFSQLEDLQKIGLKIPLIKRLEV
- a CDS encoding diphthine--ammonia ligase translates to MKVFCSFSGGKDSMLALYYGLKKYKKVDYLFTMLSEDCIHSRAHGLPKSLLEKQAQSIGIRLITKCSSWKEYENNFLSFLDEYVKGGVGIFGDIDLQEHLDWVENVCSKKDVEVFEPLWLKKRKDVVSEFLSLGFKAKIIALKKDLGIEKYLGKDLTFDLADEFEKIGVDACGENGEFHTFVYDGPIFKYPVDFKVKGTVQKERNIVLELE
- a CDS encoding flavodoxin family protein, giving the protein MKKVLVINGSARKGRTFELLKNIAEKLPYDVEYIHLKEYDIKDCLGCEVCIKKDFCVIKDQAEELMEKLKSADGIVLGTPVYIENVSGVLKKFLDRTCRWYHRPPLLGKPALLVATTAGSSLKKVLQYLEDVVTTWGMIPTGKIGKRVSEKRVVSKKQIKKIYKCYGKATKKIYKIN
- a CDS encoding RNase H family protein, producing the protein MFFNKKREATAIKILAATSKEVANEFAENILCIKVYIDGSYSSETKKIGFSIVILSQKIEKFYKSIENEELAKHRNVSGEILAVLYALEIAKQKGFKCITLYYDYEGLEKWITGEWRAKTPLTRVYKEKFYNYAKDIKVKFEKVKSHTGVKYNELADELAKYAVETNESNIDFEVVI
- the guaA gene encoding glutamine-hydrolyzing GMP synthase, whose product is MNTVVVLDYGSQYTQLIVRRVREKGYYAELLPWDASKEEVQNLNPAAIILSGGPASVFEKDAPFVPDYILELNIPILGICYGLQSLVHKFGGIVEKSPKREFGHAVLKVKDDPLFEGLPKEFDVWMSHSDRVEKLPEGFLVIGESENSPYAAIRNKDGTIYGVQFHPEVTHTSFGDKILENFVSKVAKMEKNWKMTDFIEEKINEIRKVVGNDKVILGLSGGVDSSVVALLLDKAIGKNSIPIFVDTGLLRLNERQEVEENFRKLGIDIVVVDAKERFLSNLKGVEDPEEKRKIIGHTFIDVFYEASMKLLEKHGNIKYLAQGTLYPDIIESKVSERKAAAKIKTHHNVGGLPEKLPFKIIEPFRYLFKDEVRKIGKILGLPDEMINRHPFPGPGLAVRIIGEVTNEAIKILQHADHIFIEELKKNDLYDKVWQAFAVFLPIRSVGVMGDYRTYDNVIALRAVNSFDGMTADWSKLPHEFLNKVAKRIVNEVDGVNRVVYDITSKPPATIEWE
- a CDS encoding LemA family protein — translated: MIWVILGIILLILFWVIGTYNSLVKLKKMIENAWSQIDVQLKRRHDLIPNLVNSVKGYMKFEQETLEKVLQARASAISSKDISKKIEAENQLTGALSKLLAVVENYPDLKANENVSSLMEELRKTEDKISYARQFYNDIVMKYNTKISVFPSNIIASMFKFKEAPFFKVEEAEKEVPNVDLSF
- a CDS encoding DUF2207 domain-containing protein; the protein is MKIAKYILLTIISIIAIIIIQLFISGYIQWYFNGMYEITSANIEQIMDEDGIVHVHEVINYKMRKPFRGVYRYVEQSRAVKIENVKLWIENVNGERVEFLRKNDREFEARVWVSNTPISPQEIENIELHVTYDAKYVFENGSDISQVFRQFWGPRWDAPVNNITAKFVFPKDLTAEKIYTHPKINYSRNGNTFTLNIKKLPPYTFAEARFIFPPKKLKYSYENPSLYLNDIEKIEKSYSSKVFLSRILPPILTILSITLLMLIFNFFGREKEIPYSGIYEREIPYNDSPDIVNAIVVNQLSKIDSDGISAVIMDLYKKKYVELDKEGEYIKILDRDGNDLSETEKLFYQLLKKYSFENIFSFSQLKKTLSKDKKLAKDFLDEFNAYKSLVVDIAKSRKYLSLAGTYLSYLVGIFSIISSILIFFSFSKINFLYQSVFSSLIFAIGAVVFILPKDVFGSWSKEGREYYLKWKNFEKFLTDYSLLSQYPPESIILWEDYLVYATALSIADKVEKHLKKLIPKDIDVNETVYYYPYRRFGRQFYVISTVAHSTVYGNSSGKGGFSGGAGGIGGGSGGGGGGAF